Proteins encoded by one window of Kineosporia corallincola:
- a CDS encoding ferric reductase-like transmembrane domain-containing protein, with product MSLDFLTEAFQDDRLLWFLNRGTGVILLVLMTASVALGVLSTVRASSVFWPRFVTQGLHRNISLLCVALLIAHAALAVIDEFVNIRWFDMVVPFVGEYQPLWLGLGTLATDFVILTVITGLSRTRFGSRSWRTIHLTSYLGWLAGLVHGFGIGTDSREVWSMGVTVACVGVVAGAVAVRLGTLGTERRMDRRQSSPGRRAR from the coding sequence ATGAGCCTTGACTTTCTCACCGAGGCCTTTCAAGACGATCGGCTGCTCTGGTTCCTGAACCGGGGCACGGGCGTCATCCTGCTCGTGCTGATGACCGCCTCGGTGGCGCTCGGCGTGCTGTCCACCGTGCGCGCGTCGTCCGTGTTCTGGCCCCGGTTCGTCACCCAGGGACTGCACCGCAACATCTCGCTGCTGTGCGTGGCCCTGCTGATCGCGCACGCCGCACTGGCGGTGATCGACGAGTTCGTGAACATCCGCTGGTTCGACATGGTGGTGCCGTTCGTCGGCGAGTACCAGCCGCTGTGGCTCGGTCTCGGCACGCTGGCCACTGACTTCGTCATCCTCACCGTGATCACCGGGCTGTCCCGCACCCGGTTCGGTTCCCGCAGCTGGCGCACCATCCACCTGACCTCCTACCTGGGCTGGCTGGCCGGGCTGGTGCACGGCTTCGGCATCGGCACCGACTCCCGCGAGGTCTGGTCGATGGGCGTCACGGTGGCCTGTGTGGGTGTGGTGGCCGGTGCCGTGGCGGTGCGGCTGGGCACACTCGGCACCGAGCGCCGGATGGACCGGCGGCAGAGTTCACCGGGACGGCGGGCCCGATGA